In the genome of Desulfomonile tiedjei, one region contains:
- the uvrA gene encoding excinuclease ABC subunit UvrA, with product MAAKEIVIRGAREHNLKDIALSIPRDKLVVITGLSGSGKSTLAFDTIYAEGQRRYVESLSAYARQFLEMMDKPDVDSIEGLSPAISIEQKTTSKNPRSTVGTVTEIYDYLRLLYARIGIPHCWECGRPISSMTIQQMVDRVMELPAGTRFHILAPIVMGRKGEYQKELQHLVREGFVRAKIDGELRDLSEDIRLDKNKKHNIQVVVDRLVVKEGIEKRLADSMETAVRMGQGTATVEDLAGEEHIFSEKFACPEHGVSLGEISPRLFSFNNPFGACETCTGLGVQIRFDPDLVVPNPALSIREGAIAPWQRRDSIFYYQMIDALAEHYHFDIFKPFGELPERVQKVVLHGSGSEEIDFYYERDGRKHFFRKPFEGVIPNLERRYRESDRDDFDEEVGRYMSAVPCPSCGGARLKKEARHVLVGGMPVHKLTALSVRDAAEFMMTLKLDERRMEIGRRVIKEIRDRLGFLERVGLNYLTLDRSAATLSGGESQRIRLATQVGSSLVGVLYILDEPSIGLHQRDNQRLLATLMDLRDQGNSVLVVEHDPETILSSDHVIDMGPGAGRMGGEIVFEGKPEDILKSEKSLTGKYLSGREYIPIPLRRRRPGKKKLVLKGARANNLKSIEVAFPLGLFICVTGVSGSGKSTLVIDILHRALAQRLYRSREKAGEVDAVEGISFIDKVIDIDQSPIGRTPRSNPATYTGVFTFVRELFANLPESRVRGYKPGRYSFNVKGGRCEACRGDGIIKIEMHFLPDVYVKCDVCHGKRYNRETLDIKFKGKNISEVLDMTVNQAAEFMGNIPSIYNKLQTIQAVGLDYIKLGQPATTLSGGEAQRIKLSKELSKRSTGRTLYILDEPTTGLHFADVKKLLDVLINLVEAGNTVIVIEHNMDVIKVADYIVDLGPEGGDEGGRVIATGTPEEVAAVPESYTGMYLKEVLANEGGYRPFEVPVSDTGAAWQSQSESPPKKTRKVAKINPKRSNNKKSDKRKQAAN from the coding sequence TTGGCTGCAAAAGAAATAGTGATCAGGGGGGCGCGCGAACATAACCTAAAGGACATAGCGCTTAGCATTCCACGGGATAAACTGGTTGTAATAACAGGCCTTTCCGGATCGGGAAAATCAACGCTGGCTTTTGACACTATCTACGCGGAAGGGCAGAGGCGCTATGTGGAGTCTCTCTCCGCGTACGCGCGCCAGTTTCTCGAAATGATGGACAAGCCCGACGTGGACTCCATCGAAGGCCTGTCTCCAGCCATAAGCATAGAACAGAAGACCACGTCCAAGAACCCTCGCTCCACCGTCGGCACGGTTACGGAGATTTACGACTATCTTCGCCTGCTGTACGCGCGTATCGGTATTCCCCATTGTTGGGAATGCGGCCGCCCCATCAGCTCCATGACGATTCAGCAAATGGTTGACCGCGTTATGGAACTACCCGCGGGTACGCGCTTCCATATCTTGGCTCCAATAGTGATGGGCAGAAAGGGAGAATATCAGAAGGAATTGCAGCATCTGGTCAGAGAAGGCTTTGTCCGAGCCAAGATTGATGGCGAGTTGCGTGACTTGTCGGAAGACATTCGGCTGGACAAGAATAAGAAACACAACATTCAGGTGGTTGTGGACCGACTGGTTGTGAAAGAAGGCATTGAAAAGCGCCTCGCGGATTCCATGGAAACTGCGGTCCGAATGGGGCAGGGCACGGCCACCGTGGAGGACCTTGCCGGCGAAGAGCACATATTCAGCGAGAAGTTCGCATGTCCCGAGCACGGAGTTTCCCTGGGCGAAATATCCCCCCGGCTGTTTTCCTTCAATAATCCTTTTGGGGCCTGCGAGACCTGTACCGGCCTCGGGGTGCAGATTCGATTTGACCCGGACCTCGTGGTGCCCAACCCCGCGCTTTCCATAAGGGAAGGGGCTATCGCACCATGGCAGCGCCGCGACTCGATATTCTACTACCAGATGATCGACGCGCTCGCGGAGCATTATCACTTCGATATTTTCAAGCCGTTCGGTGAATTGCCGGAAAGAGTTCAAAAGGTCGTTCTACATGGTTCCGGTAGCGAGGAAATTGATTTCTACTACGAGAGAGACGGCAGAAAGCACTTTTTCCGGAAGCCGTTCGAGGGCGTGATACCAAATCTGGAGCGCAGATACCGCGAGTCCGACCGCGACGATTTTGACGAAGAGGTCGGCCGTTACATGAGCGCGGTTCCCTGCCCCTCCTGCGGAGGCGCGCGCCTGAAAAAGGAGGCGCGGCACGTGCTTGTCGGAGGAATGCCTGTCCACAAGCTGACAGCCCTGTCTGTTCGCGATGCGGCTGAGTTCATGATGACCCTGAAACTGGACGAACGTCGCATGGAGATCGGGCGTCGAGTAATCAAGGAGATCCGGGACCGGCTGGGCTTCCTGGAGAGGGTAGGGCTAAATTACCTAACATTGGACCGGTCTGCGGCCACGCTCTCGGGAGGCGAATCACAGCGGATCAGGCTGGCCACGCAGGTGGGGTCTTCTCTGGTGGGAGTGCTGTACATCCTTGACGAGCCCAGCATCGGCCTTCATCAGAGAGACAACCAGCGCTTGCTTGCCACTCTCATGGACCTCAGAGACCAGGGCAATTCAGTGCTCGTGGTTGAGCACGACCCTGAGACCATTCTCAGCTCGGATCACGTCATCGACATGGGTCCGGGCGCGGGTAGGATGGGCGGGGAAATTGTCTTTGAAGGCAAGCCCGAGGACATTCTGAAGTCCGAGAAATCTCTGACGGGGAAGTATCTTTCCGGCAGAGAATACATACCTATCCCTCTCAGGCGACGGCGACCGGGCAAGAAGAAACTGGTGCTCAAAGGAGCGCGGGCCAACAATCTCAAGAGCATCGAAGTGGCCTTTCCTCTAGGTTTGTTCATCTGTGTAACCGGCGTATCCGGGTCGGGCAAGAGCACCCTGGTGATAGACATCCTGCATCGGGCGCTCGCTCAGAGGCTTTATAGGAGTCGCGAAAAAGCGGGCGAGGTTGACGCTGTCGAAGGGATTTCTTTCATCGACAAGGTCATAGACATAGATCAGAGTCCCATAGGAAGGACGCCGAGGTCCAACCCGGCCACGTACACAGGTGTGTTTACTTTTGTTCGGGAACTGTTCGCGAACCTGCCGGAATCGCGAGTAAGAGGATACAAACCGGGCCGGTACAGCTTCAATGTTAAGGGCGGCCGTTGTGAAGCCTGCCGCGGGGACGGCATCATAAAGATTGAAATGCACTTTTTGCCCGATGTTTACGTCAAATGCGATGTGTGTCACGGAAAACGCTACAACCGTGAGACCCTGGATATTAAGTTCAAGGGCAAGAACATATCTGAAGTGCTGGACATGACGGTCAACCAGGCTGCGGAGTTCATGGGAAATATTCCGTCCATTTACAACAAGCTGCAAACAATACAGGCAGTCGGTCTGGATTACATCAAGCTGGGGCAACCGGCCACGACACTGTCCGGAGGCGAAGCGCAGCGCATAAAGCTTTCCAAAGAGCTTTCAAAGAGGAGCACGGGCCGGACTCTCTACATACTCGATGAACCCACCACCGGCCTGCACTTCGCGGATGTGAAGAAGCTTCTGGATGTGCTCATTAACCTTGTGGAAGCCGGCAATACCGTAATAGTAATCGAACACAATATGGACGTGATAAAGGTCGCGGACTACATCGTAGACCTCGGTCCGGAGGGCGGCGACGAAGGCGGACGAGTCATCGCGACCGGGACGCCCGAAGAAGTCGCTGCTGTTCCGGAGTCTTACACAGGTATGTATTTGAAAGAAGTATTGGCTAATGAGGGTGGGTATCGCCCCTTTGAAGTCCCCGTGAGCGACACGGGCGCAGCCTGGCAATCCCAATCGGAGAGCCCACCGAAGAAGACGCGGAAGGTCGCAAAGATCAATCCGAAGCGCAGCAACAACAAGAAGAGCGATAAGCGAAAACAAGCGGCCAACTGA
- a CDS encoding DUF362 domain-containing protein, which yields MSEKSIVAVRKAKPETIIEDIRVAMEDARFRDHLDPSKTVILKDNISWHFPFLGANTTPWQLEGVILALKDAGYEKIVCVQNETVVTNAVKGERMNKYVPIFEKYKIPVLYNFKESDIRWIKFTPKAKMLVLDEIFPEGLRIPEYFLGKNIVHLPTVKCHIYTGTTGSMKNAFGGLLNSRRHYTHSVIHETLNDLLAIQKEIHSGIFTVMDGTVCGNGPGPRTMIPVEKDLMLASGDSTAIDAVAAKMMGFDPMSLKYIRIAHEAGLGKGLPEQIEVVGEDISQENWGFTVGNNAASRVGRFIWFGPLEPLQKLFFRTPLVYAFVFGSFFYHDFIYWPLKAKVQIEAFKKTSKWGTLFDSYPE from the coding sequence ATGTCGGAAAAATCAATTGTTGCCGTTAGAAAAGCCAAACCCGAAACCATTATCGAAGATATTCGCGTCGCCATGGAAGATGCGCGATTCCGCGATCATCTCGACCCATCCAAGACGGTCATACTGAAAGACAACATATCGTGGCACTTTCCGTTTCTCGGCGCGAATACGACTCCGTGGCAGTTGGAGGGCGTAATCCTGGCTCTCAAGGACGCGGGATACGAAAAAATTGTGTGCGTCCAAAACGAGACTGTGGTTACCAACGCGGTTAAAGGCGAGCGTATGAACAAGTACGTTCCAATATTCGAGAAATACAAAATCCCTGTTCTTTACAATTTTAAGGAATCAGACATTCGATGGATCAAGTTCACTCCCAAAGCCAAAATGCTTGTGCTCGACGAGATCTTTCCGGAAGGGCTGCGCATACCCGAGTACTTCCTGGGCAAAAACATAGTTCATCTGCCCACAGTAAAGTGCCACATATACACAGGAACCACCGGTTCCATGAAGAACGCTTTCGGCGGACTGTTGAACTCGAGGAGGCACTACACGCACTCTGTCATCCACGAGACCCTGAATGACCTGCTCGCGATTCAAAAGGAAATCCATTCGGGCATATTTACCGTTATGGATGGGACAGTCTGCGGGAACGGTCCAGGCCCCAGGACCATGATCCCGGTTGAAAAGGACCTCATGCTCGCTTCCGGCGACAGCACGGCCATCGACGCCGTGGCCGCGAAGATGATGGGCTTCGACCCGATGAGCCTCAAGTATATCCGCATAGCGCACGAAGCGGGTCTGGGGAAAGGGCTACCGGAACAGATCGAGGTCGTCGGCGAGGACATCTCGCAGGAAAACTGGGGGTTCACCGTAGGAAACAACGCAGCTTCGAGGGTAGGTAGGTTTATCTGGTTCGGCCCGCTGGAGCCGTTGCAGAAACTATTCTTCCGCACCCCCCTGGTCTACGCGTTTGTCTTTGGTTCTTTCTTCTACCATGATTTCATATACTGGCCCTTGAAAGCTAAGGTTCAGATTGAAGCCTTCAAGAAGACCAGCAAATGGGGAACGCTGTTTGACAGCTATCCGGAGTAA
- a CDS encoding DNA alkylation repair protein, producing the protein MKAKTPQDTDSQYQEIIQRLKALANPDAVKGMARFGINPAAACGVWIPELRKIAATAKKSHSLAERLWSSGIHEARILASMVDDPKKVTTDQMDQWAGEFNSWDVCDQCCNNLFRKVEHAHDKAHEWSARPEEFVKRAGFVLMACLAVHDKQASDEAFLEFLAVIKRESTDSRNFVKKAVNWALRQIGKRNKHLNQAALATAREINELDAKAAKWIASDAIRELAGNAVQKRLA; encoded by the coding sequence GTGAAAGCCAAAACGCCCCAAGATACCGATTCCCAGTATCAAGAAATCATTCAACGACTGAAAGCCCTTGCCAACCCGGATGCAGTTAAAGGAATGGCGAGGTTCGGGATCAATCCCGCGGCCGCTTGCGGTGTCTGGATCCCCGAACTGCGGAAAATAGCCGCAACCGCCAAGAAAAGCCATTCGCTGGCTGAAAGGCTCTGGTCATCTGGGATTCACGAGGCCAGGATACTTGCGTCCATGGTCGACGATCCCAAGAAAGTCACCACTGATCAGATGGATCAATGGGCCGGGGAGTTCAATTCCTGGGATGTGTGCGACCAGTGCTGCAACAATCTGTTTCGCAAAGTCGAGCACGCTCATGACAAAGCACACGAGTGGAGCGCAAGACCGGAAGAATTTGTCAAACGGGCCGGGTTTGTTCTTATGGCTTGCCTGGCGGTCCATGACAAGCAGGCGAGCGATGAGGCATTCCTTGAATTCCTGGCTGTTATAAAAAGAGAATCCACGGATTCAAGGAATTTTGTGAAGAAGGCGGTCAACTGGGCACTAAGGCAAATTGGGAAGCGCAACAAACATTTGAATCAAGCAGCCCTGGCCACGGCCCGAGAAATAAATGAATTGGACGCAAAAGCAGCGAAATGGATCGCGTCCGATGCGATTAGGGAACTGGCTGGTAACGCTGTTCAAAAGAGACTGGCGTGA
- a CDS encoding pentapeptide repeat-containing protein, which produces MRTVTIKAIEIVHCIRSGMDDATLMQKFRISARGLQRLFNELESAGILNKSELEERLSLSYGSVIVDIDHAKLEPLAIPRIVVDALEARNCIRSGMDDTTLMQKYNLSAKGLQSLFNKLMDAGAVSHSEWEERKGTWGDTFVVDEGAVRPRPAFLPVDSKGLLVAVKSGASREALSEKFKISAFDLENALAGLLNEGFIEQSELDRILPATLKPFHIRKKFSDEILYIGEATSFRALVEKAVASNVDLSEAELSGVNLARGSLSGARLSGSNLRSANLMGADLTGARLCGASLASADMSRAVLYKANLAGADLSEANLAMVQGGWAFLAGANLSETNLVGADFSGANLAGAYLFEAIVEQANFYGAYLEKTVFQYDGSRKSS; this is translated from the coding sequence GTGCGTACCGTGACGATTAAGGCCATCGAGATAGTGCACTGCATTCGGTCCGGCATGGACGATGCGACGCTGATGCAAAAGTTTCGAATATCAGCACGAGGGCTGCAAAGGCTTTTCAATGAACTCGAATCAGCGGGGATTCTAAACAAATCGGAACTGGAAGAGCGGCTTTCACTTTCGTACGGTTCCGTCATTGTGGACATCGACCACGCCAAATTGGAGCCCCTTGCAATCCCAAGAATAGTCGTGGACGCGCTTGAAGCGCGAAACTGTATTCGCTCCGGCATGGACGACACGACTCTAATGCAGAAGTACAATCTTTCCGCAAAAGGGCTCCAGAGCCTGTTCAACAAACTCATGGACGCAGGGGCAGTGTCACACTCCGAATGGGAAGAGCGTAAGGGGACATGGGGAGACACCTTCGTAGTCGATGAAGGCGCTGTGAGGCCCAGACCGGCGTTCCTTCCGGTTGATTCCAAAGGACTTCTTGTTGCTGTCAAGTCAGGGGCGAGCCGCGAGGCACTGAGTGAAAAGTTCAAGATTTCGGCCTTCGATCTGGAAAACGCGCTCGCGGGACTGCTGAACGAAGGCTTCATAGAACAGTCGGAACTTGATCGAATCCTACCCGCGACTCTCAAACCATTTCATATACGAAAGAAGTTCTCGGACGAAATTCTTTACATTGGTGAGGCGACTTCATTTCGCGCTCTTGTTGAAAAGGCCGTGGCATCAAATGTGGACTTGTCTGAGGCAGAATTGAGCGGGGTCAATCTCGCTCGAGGCTCACTTTCCGGCGCACGCCTCTCTGGGTCCAATCTCAGGAGCGCCAATTTAATGGGAGCCGACCTGACAGGCGCACGGCTATGTGGGGCCAGTCTGGCCTCAGCAGACATGTCACGGGCCGTTCTCTACAAGGCCAATCTTGCCGGAGCAGACCTGTCCGAGGCAAACCTGGCCATGGTACAGGGGGGATGGGCCTTTTTAGCCGGGGCTAACCTTTCCGAGACGAATCTGGTTGGAGCTGATTTTTCCGGGGCCAATTTAGCCGGTGCGTACCTTTTCGAGGCAATCGTGGAGCAAGCTAATTTTTACGGCGCGTATCTGGAAAAGACGGTCTTTCAATACGACGGCAGCAGAAAATCTTCTTAG
- a CDS encoding zf-TFIIB domain-containing protein has translation MPDGEQHIQVNAKAFVGDFVAGCPDAELQQKYTLDATQLAKVVALLKDKGRITRTEIASRDENLKIRFGSDEKPHAEEAKEKAQVDLDTGLVLHCPSCGAAVKRGSEHCDYCQAHLDFSLQGKTINCPHCFAKIGAESRFCMRCAKPVQGTVQEGRLLEDRLCPRCQVPMNERRIGDFAVIQCSHCNGFFIPSTTFEMMQDSSERVIFSQEENRRNPVDTEPQVRYVRCPECRTVMNRSNFARISGVIIDSCRGHGLWFDPGELEKIMDFIAHRGLQKAKTIELEELKAEKKLAQLREHPRGSEASLADPGWGDWEGPESGLHISDVLKWIFAPPGR, from the coding sequence GTGCCGGACGGAGAACAGCACATACAAGTCAATGCGAAAGCCTTTGTAGGCGATTTCGTGGCCGGTTGTCCCGACGCGGAGCTTCAGCAGAAATACACACTTGACGCTACTCAACTTGCCAAAGTTGTGGCCCTGTTAAAGGACAAGGGACGAATCACCCGGACGGAAATAGCCAGCCGAGATGAAAATCTCAAGATTCGCTTTGGCAGTGATGAGAAGCCGCACGCGGAGGAGGCCAAGGAGAAGGCCCAAGTAGACCTGGATACCGGCCTGGTGCTCCATTGCCCGTCATGCGGCGCGGCGGTCAAGCGAGGATCGGAACACTGCGATTATTGTCAGGCGCACCTCGATTTTTCACTCCAGGGGAAAACCATAAACTGCCCGCACTGTTTTGCAAAGATCGGAGCGGAAAGCCGTTTCTGCATGCGGTGTGCGAAGCCCGTGCAGGGAACTGTTCAGGAGGGACGACTGCTCGAAGACCGTCTCTGCCCCCGGTGCCAGGTCCCCATGAACGAACGGCGGATCGGCGATTTCGCGGTCATTCAATGCAGCCACTGCAACGGATTCTTCATCCCATCCACGACGTTCGAAATGATGCAGGACAGTTCCGAGCGTGTGATTTTTTCTCAAGAAGAGAATCGACGCAATCCGGTGGACACGGAGCCCCAGGTCCGCTACGTTCGGTGCCCTGAATGCCGCACTGTTATGAACCGGTCCAATTTTGCCCGGATTTCCGGGGTCATAATAGACTCTTGCCGCGGGCACGGGCTATGGTTCGACCCGGGAGAACTGGAAAAGATCATGGATTTCATAGCCCACCGAGGGCTGCAAAAGGCAAAAACCATTGAGCTGGAAGAACTGAAGGCTGAAAAGAAGCTCGCACAGCTGCGGGAGCACCCCCGTGGTTCGGAGGCGAGCCTTGCAGACCCCGGATGGGGAGATTGGGAAGGGCCTGAAAGCGGGCTCCATATTTCAGACGTGTTGAAATGGATCTTCGCGCCGCCAGGCCGCTAA